One genomic segment of Clavibacter sepedonicus includes these proteins:
- a CDS encoding HNH endonuclease family protein: MSDQRTAPGESLFASVGFLITVLAVGFFVAVQAGIPPAVDVYRWIHQRVDVSFESLDWNRNGAYVSLGPVTDDLAAAGLITLTPHPAINADAVKALLDAIPAGATGASYAYSPDAFGPRWSDTDQNGCDQRNDVLARDLTDIRYTPGTHNCVVSTGTFYDSYADNSGPISYYRAEELATGTSPAAIDEVVPLRWAWQHGANTWSAEQREKFATDFANLQTTQASSLAGKSDQDGPASWLPPAESHAACLYVTRFTNTVSQYHLTLDDDDRSAIRHVLDACTPPRPATPTTPAS; this comes from the coding sequence ATGAGCGACCAGCGGACCGCGCCCGGCGAGTCCCTCTTCGCGAGCGTCGGCTTCCTGATCACGGTCCTGGCCGTCGGCTTCTTCGTGGCCGTGCAGGCGGGCATTCCTCCGGCGGTCGACGTCTACCGATGGATCCATCAGCGGGTCGACGTGTCGTTCGAGTCGCTCGACTGGAACCGCAACGGCGCGTACGTGTCGCTCGGCCCCGTCACGGACGACCTCGCGGCGGCCGGCCTGATCACCCTCACCCCCCACCCAGCCATCAACGCCGACGCGGTCAAGGCCCTCCTGGACGCGATCCCCGCCGGTGCCACAGGAGCCTCCTACGCGTACTCCCCGGACGCGTTCGGCCCCCGGTGGTCGGACACCGACCAGAACGGCTGCGACCAGCGCAACGACGTCCTCGCCCGCGACCTCACGGACATCCGCTACACGCCCGGAACGCACAACTGCGTCGTGTCCACCGGAACGTTCTACGACAGCTACGCCGACAACAGCGGACCCATCAGCTACTACCGCGCCGAGGAGCTCGCCACAGGCACTTCGCCCGCCGCGATCGACGAGGTCGTCCCCCTCCGCTGGGCCTGGCAGCACGGGGCGAACACCTGGAGCGCCGAGCAGCGCGAGAAGTTCGCCACCGACTTCGCCAACCTCCAGACCACCCAGGCATCCAGCCTCGCCGGCAAGTCCGACCAAGACGGTCCCGCCAGCTGGCTGCCACCGGCTGAGAGTCACGCCGCCTGCCTGTACGTCACCCGCTTCACCAACACCGTCAGCCAGTACCACCTCACCCTCGACGACGACGACCGCAGCGCCATCCGCCACGTCCTCGACGCCTGCACCCCGCCCCGCCCCGCAACACCCACGACCCCGGCTTCATAG
- a CDS encoding DUF4326 domain-containing protein, producing the protein MSGQIDGADSGAAVASVPVGPRRLQLSRRRGARLPEGAVSVARPSQWGNGFRIGDTVRVGLIEATDDDSMVPVPDAATAVEFYRRWVSRRLHVQLQVRERLVGRDLACWCRADQPCHADVLLEIARTPVDEIWAGAR; encoded by the coding sequence ATGAGCGGCCAGATCGACGGCGCGGACTCGGGTGCGGCGGTCGCCTCGGTTCCGGTAGGGCCGCGCCGGCTGCAGCTCTCACGTCGACGCGGTGCGCGACTGCCCGAGGGCGCCGTGTCGGTGGCTCGTCCGTCGCAGTGGGGCAACGGCTTCCGTATCGGCGACACCGTGCGGGTCGGTCTGATCGAGGCCACGGACGACGACTCCATGGTGCCGGTCCCGGACGCTGCGACCGCGGTCGAGTTCTACCGCCGGTGGGTCAGTCGACGGCTCCACGTGCAGCTGCAGGTCCGTGAGCGTCTCGTCGGCCGAGATCTCGCGTGCTGGTGCCGCGCCGACCAGCCGTGCCACGCCGACGTGCTCCTCGAGATCGCGAGGACGCCCGTGGACGAAATCTGGGCGGGCGCGAGATGA
- a CDS encoding FtsK/SpoIIIE domain-containing protein produces MNWFSKNSKKQPCTGNDILPTVIEHPGISLYGDKFGDPASPCLYYGVDASGNAIGWELGRTSTAAHVLAITPTGLGGGSLVGSLIVGAVVHSLDIFLIDPKGVEFAPYRGIPECKIASSPEEISAMLDKLTDTLYGRFGQVKGDADGADALRPLVVIVNDFPWIKRDAGATSLEQLHELISLGRSAGIHVLIRAPRPDAELVTGGMRDNLAHLIVLGDPTEQGSLMLWGDARFAERSVSAPDRALVSRGAGAPAPAQLFGVDAADATLQESLRGGWALECVRSVVSMRPDLKELPKGSPSHLLVLGQKDEEGSQMMWGEVLNPGADPKLFGFDRPVDSEQDQ; encoded by the coding sequence ATGAACTGGTTCAGCAAGAACTCGAAGAAGCAGCCCTGCACCGGCAACGACATCCTGCCGACGGTCATCGAGCACCCGGGAATCAGTCTCTACGGGGACAAGTTCGGAGACCCGGCATCTCCGTGCCTGTACTACGGCGTCGACGCCAGCGGCAACGCCATCGGGTGGGAACTCGGCCGAACCTCGACCGCCGCTCATGTGCTCGCCATCACCCCGACCGGACTGGGGGGTGGATCCCTCGTCGGTTCCCTGATCGTGGGCGCGGTCGTGCACAGCCTCGACATCTTCCTCATCGACCCGAAGGGCGTTGAGTTCGCGCCGTATCGTGGCATCCCCGAGTGCAAGATCGCGTCCTCCCCGGAGGAGATCTCCGCAATGCTCGACAAGCTGACCGACACGCTCTACGGCCGCTTCGGACAGGTCAAGGGCGACGCGGACGGCGCTGATGCGCTTCGACCGCTCGTGGTCATCGTCAACGACTTCCCGTGGATCAAGCGCGACGCCGGCGCCACGTCGCTCGAGCAGCTCCACGAGCTGATCTCGCTCGGGCGCTCCGCGGGCATCCACGTCCTCATCAGGGCACCGCGGCCGGACGCGGAGCTGGTCACCGGTGGCATGCGCGACAACCTCGCGCATCTGATCGTCCTGGGCGACCCGACCGAGCAGGGATCCCTGATGCTGTGGGGCGATGCCCGCTTCGCCGAGAGGAGTGTCAGCGCGCCCGACCGGGCTCTCGTGTCGAGGGGAGCGGGGGCGCCGGCGCCGGCGCAGCTGTTCGGGGTCGACGCCGCGGACGCGACGCTCCAGGAGAGCCTCCGGGGAGGCTGGGCCCTCGAGTGTGTCCGCTCCGTGGTGAGCATGCGTCCCGACCTCAAGGAGCTACCCAAGGGCTCTCCCTCGCATCTGCTCGTCCTGGGGCAGAAGGACGAGGAGGGATCTCAGATGATGTGGGGCGAGGTCCTCAATCCGGGCGCTGACCCGAAGCTCTTCGGGTTCGACCGGCCGGTCGACTCGGAGCAGGACCAGTGA
- a CDS encoding IS481-like element IS1121 family transposase gives MSHGNARLTVHGRVLLVRRVVEDRRPVAHVARELGVSRQCAHRWVNRFRAEGLRGLTDRSSRPRSVPRRTSPERERAVLEARAQLRAGPARLAPVTGVPSRTISRILRRHGAPPLAWLDPVTGAVIRASRSTAHRYEHEHPGDLIHVDVKKLGRIPDGGGWRVHGRSEQVRGRGIGFDYVHAAVDDHTRLAYAEIHPDEKGATAAGFLTRAAAYFAGHGITRIERVITDNAFAYRHSTAFKNAVQDLGARQKFIRPHCPWQNGKVERFNRTLATEWAYRQPFTSNQHRADALDPFIEHYNTERIHSSHGLTPAARVSPTS, from the coding sequence ATGTCCCACGGTAATGCTCGTCTGACGGTTCACGGGAGGGTTCTCCTCGTGCGGCGGGTGGTGGAGGATCGTCGGCCGGTCGCGCACGTCGCGCGGGAGCTGGGGGTGTCGCGGCAGTGCGCGCATCGATGGGTGAACCGGTTCCGTGCCGAGGGGCTGCGAGGGCTGACGGATCGGTCATCGCGGCCCCGGTCAGTACCGAGGCGAACGAGCCCGGAGCGGGAACGGGCCGTGCTGGAAGCGCGGGCCCAGTTGCGGGCGGGTCCTGCGCGGCTGGCGCCGGTGACAGGTGTTCCATCCCGTACGATCTCCCGCATCCTGCGCCGGCACGGGGCGCCGCCGTTGGCATGGTTGGACCCCGTCACCGGGGCCGTGATCCGGGCATCCCGGTCAACGGCGCACCGGTATGAGCACGAGCATCCGGGTGATCTGATCCACGTGGACGTGAAGAAGCTCGGGAGGATCCCGGACGGAGGCGGCTGGCGGGTCCACGGGCGCAGCGAGCAGGTCCGCGGCCGCGGGATCGGGTTCGATTACGTCCATGCCGCGGTCGATGACCACACCCGTCTCGCCTACGCGGAGATCCATCCCGATGAGAAAGGCGCGACCGCGGCCGGGTTCCTGACCCGCGCAGCGGCGTACTTCGCCGGGCATGGGATCACCCGGATCGAGCGGGTCATCACGGACAACGCGTTCGCCTACCGGCACTCGACCGCGTTCAAGAACGCCGTCCAGGACCTGGGCGCGCGGCAGAAGTTCATCCGCCCGCACTGCCCCTGGCAGAACGGCAAGGTCGAGCGCTTCAACCGGACCCTCGCGACCGAGTGGGCCTACCGGCAACCCTTCACCAGCAACCAACACCGCGCCGACGCGCTTGACCCCTTCATCGAGCACTACAACACTGAACGGATCCACTCGAGCCACGGGCTCACGCCCGCGGCCCGAGTGTCACCAACGTCATGA
- a CDS encoding DNA cytosine methyltransferase, with translation MDLTLTDLFCGAGGSSSGALQVPGVRVRMAANHWKLAIETHNTNHPDTDHDIADLSQVDPRRYPRTKILWGSPECTSHSQAAGIKRGSTQGEFDLYDDRPLPSEAAERSRATMWDIPRFAEYHRYEAVIVENVVDAAKWIQFPAWLMSMELLGYDHETVWLNSMHAQALGAPAPQSRDRMYVVFWRRGNRRPDLAKWTRPRAFCPEHGIVRAEQVFKKRERWGRYRAQYVYQCPKVSCRGRVLEPGWLPASSIIDWSIPGQRIGDRLRPLAPKTRERIRRGIEKHWAPVVVEAAGNAYDSTDPKHRQHSNPDGYVRAWPSTDVLKTLHTTASKALVVNHLYGADERRSRPVEDPLPTLVASTVNASLLVPVEGRDGKHAAPVSGPLRTQSTRNETGLVVPLRTHGTAASTAEALKTVVAGTVSQALVVPLRNHGVTKPAQQPIDTVAAGGNHHALVMRNNTARGDSSQMSTPVHEPMRTQTASGTQSLLQPGARISVDVDDCEFRMLTPEEIKRGMAFTAEYLLLGTKREQVRLAGNAVTPPAARDLIAAVAESLGVDVGPISMDSLEVA, from the coding sequence GTGGACCTGACGCTGACGGACCTGTTCTGCGGTGCCGGCGGATCCTCGTCTGGCGCCCTGCAGGTCCCGGGTGTGCGTGTGCGGATGGCGGCGAACCACTGGAAGCTCGCGATCGAGACCCACAACACGAACCACCCCGACACCGACCACGACATCGCGGACCTGTCCCAGGTCGACCCGCGCCGCTACCCGCGCACGAAGATCCTGTGGGGATCCCCCGAGTGCACCTCGCACTCGCAGGCCGCGGGCATCAAGCGGGGGAGCACGCAGGGGGAGTTCGACCTCTACGACGACCGCCCGCTGCCATCCGAGGCAGCCGAGCGGTCCCGGGCCACCATGTGGGACATCCCGCGGTTCGCCGAGTACCACCGGTACGAGGCGGTGATCGTGGAGAACGTCGTCGACGCGGCGAAGTGGATTCAGTTCCCGGCCTGGCTGATGTCGATGGAGCTCCTCGGCTACGACCACGAGACCGTGTGGCTCAACTCGATGCACGCCCAAGCGCTCGGTGCGCCGGCGCCACAGTCACGGGACCGGATGTACGTCGTGTTCTGGCGCCGCGGGAACCGGCGTCCCGATCTGGCGAAGTGGACGCGGCCGCGGGCGTTCTGCCCTGAGCACGGCATCGTCCGCGCCGAGCAGGTCTTCAAGAAGCGCGAGCGGTGGGGCCGCTACCGGGCGCAGTACGTCTACCAGTGCCCCAAGGTCTCCTGCCGCGGTCGTGTGCTCGAGCCGGGGTGGCTGCCGGCGTCCTCAATCATCGACTGGTCCATCCCTGGCCAGCGCATCGGCGATCGCCTCCGCCCGCTCGCGCCGAAGACGCGCGAGCGGATCCGCCGCGGCATCGAGAAGCACTGGGCGCCCGTCGTGGTCGAGGCTGCCGGCAACGCCTACGACTCCACCGACCCCAAGCACCGCCAGCACAGCAACCCCGACGGGTACGTGCGCGCCTGGCCGAGCACCGACGTCCTCAAGACCCTGCACACCACCGCGTCCAAGGCGCTCGTCGTGAACCACCTCTACGGCGCCGACGAGCGCCGCTCACGGCCCGTCGAGGACCCGCTGCCCACCCTGGTCGCCTCCACGGTGAACGCGTCGCTCCTGGTCCCGGTCGAGGGCCGGGACGGGAAGCACGCGGCGCCGGTGTCCGGGCCGCTGCGCACGCAGTCCACCCGCAACGAGACCGGCCTCGTCGTCCCGCTGCGCACCCACGGCACCGCGGCGTCGACCGCTGAGGCGTTGAAGACCGTCGTCGCCGGCACCGTCTCCCAGGCACTCGTCGTCCCGCTGCGGAACCACGGCGTCACCAAGCCGGCCCAGCAGCCCATCGACACCGTCGCCGCCGGCGGGAACCACCACGCGCTCGTGATGCGGAACAACACCGCCCGCGGAGACAGCAGCCAGATGTCCACCCCGGTCCACGAGCCGATGCGCACGCAGACCGCCAGCGGCACCCAGTCGCTCCTGCAGCCGGGCGCGCGGATCTCGGTCGACGTTGACGACTGCGAGTTCCGCATGCTCACCCCCGAGGAGATCAAGCGCGGCATGGCGTTCACTGCCGAGTACCTCCTCCTCGGCACCAAGCGCGAGCAGGTCCGCCTCGCCGGGAACGCCGTCACTCCACCGGCCGCACGGGACCTCATCGCGGCCGTCGCCGAGTCCCTCGGCGTCGACGTCGGCCCGATCAGCATGGACAGCTTGGAGGTGGCCTGA
- a CDS encoding prepilin peptidase gives MATDAHAPLEDARVPLEDATATVALPAAPRVNRWSLVGAGALSAGILPLYATTPDHRAHAVTLVVIVAAFAGTLAVIDVRTLRLPNRLVGPLAVVGLVQAIGLGILTGDATQALVPLGAAGITSLLYLGCCLAKWMGYGDVKYAGALALSIAIYAGWAAIYLLPIAFTIGAIQRIVEHFTGLGRTGGRAHGPAITLAGIGILLLFTGPV, from the coding sequence GTGGCCACGGACGCACACGCGCCCCTCGAGGACGCACGCGTGCCCCTCGAGGACGCGACCGCGACCGTGGCCCTCCCCGCAGCGCCCCGCGTCAACCGGTGGAGCCTCGTGGGCGCCGGCGCGCTCAGCGCCGGGATCCTGCCCCTCTACGCCACGACCCCCGACCACCGGGCGCACGCGGTGACGCTGGTCGTGATCGTGGCCGCATTCGCCGGCACCCTCGCCGTCATCGACGTCCGCACGCTGCGGCTCCCCAACCGCCTCGTCGGGCCTCTCGCCGTCGTCGGCCTGGTCCAAGCGATCGGCCTAGGCATCCTGACCGGCGACGCCACGCAAGCCCTCGTACCGCTCGGCGCCGCCGGCATCACCAGCCTGCTCTACCTCGGCTGCTGCCTCGCGAAATGGATGGGCTACGGCGACGTCAAGTACGCCGGCGCACTCGCCCTCTCGATCGCCATCTACGCCGGCTGGGCAGCGATCTACCTCCTGCCCATCGCGTTCACGATCGGCGCGATACAGCGCATCGTCGAGCACTTCACCGGGCTCGGACGCACCGGCGGCCGAGCTCACGGACCCGCCATCACCCTCGCGGGGATCGGGATCCTGCTCCTGTTCACGGGCCCCGTGTAG
- a CDS encoding cupredoxin domain-containing protein — MERFPGTVEHNAFGLCRTCYAQDKREKERKLPPGARAGAKRRGRRPGGLPRIQGRLPDDYAFLRTHDDDVELVRWTFTKVGPVDELVTGRFAGCTSDAWKLQINGAVVAFPREVWEVCLP; from the coding sequence GTGGAGCGGTTCCCGGGGACGGTGGAGCACAACGCGTTCGGGCTCTGTAGGACCTGCTACGCGCAGGACAAGCGCGAGAAGGAGCGGAAGCTCCCGCCCGGGGCGCGGGCGGGCGCGAAGCGCAGGGGGCGGCGTCCGGGTGGGCTACCACGCATCCAGGGGCGTCTGCCGGACGACTACGCGTTCCTGCGGACGCACGACGACGATGTCGAGCTCGTGCGGTGGACGTTCACGAAGGTGGGGCCGGTGGACGAGCTCGTGACCGGGCGCTTCGCCGGATGCACCTCGGACGCGTGGAAGCTCCAGATCAACGGGGCCGTCGTCGCGTTCCCCCGGGAGGTCTGGGAGGTGTGCCTCCCATGA
- a CDS encoding LysM peptidoglycan-binding domain-containing protein, whose translation MRKILTGLGSLIALVAIIGGVPAVLLMAAGNPIPTPDQLHSIVTLTPDYGNVILLTRILPLVGWVAWALFAIPMLFEIAASIAGRTTTKRSWAFKGQQQLAATMIAAVLVMFASSGGVQAASAAPAHSDMARTTASAPQAPATVTAPATATAAAPAAASPAPVAAAPATVDVQHTVVHGDTLWDLAEHYYGDGARDVDIYKASAGITQPGGAHLSNPDRILPGWQLVIPGVAAPQPAPTPEPAAAPAPDAGSTSGAAASTSSSSTADVGAPSDLAGGAGGGGATVQDAAPSTQTETEAPAAAPSAAPAPAAAAPAPPVDAAASAGATASDDVDLSIPLTTAGGIGALLAAALLAALGRRRQMQRRKRQPGTRIAMPQKPASELELELRMVEDPLGITDIDNALRGLQIWAEDTGSALPELFALRLEKSEIALYLTGPAELPAPFVKAHPDGTAWVITPGTALTPSRDSVSPYPALITIGVDERDGVLMLDLEQIGSLNITGDDATARGLLNAMAVELAENPWSDQIQVTLVGMPHGLARDLNRFRVQHVDDVDALVRNIRHDLQEREHALASYGIGGVHAGRVHATEAESWAPHIVILAEVPSEEKQTELAELVDRIPRLGVATVSNGATVARGSTIELSSRTSAQLVSAGGAMPPLPFAPQLLDGEELRLIQQLFDTTQHESVPAPARVDEIPATATVLADASTEEAHVDVVADAPTEVPADAPDAVDVVLHDQDEAPTQAVAEAPDEELPAAAAAADTTAAEDEVVEESPSWPAPYVRLLGPVDALHLADEDAMPGRGVELMAYLLLNGRVEGRQLQMAFWPDTKDASNNQRGLAKKVRLALGHSPTGELLLPENVNHQGYTLHPAIRSDWDDFRDLIGPDLSRTSNEDLVRAIKLVRGQPFSGCNTVRWWQWISIPLEEMIAAVMDAADELGRRALDERDSDQARFAARVAQSVDPLNEAGWRTELRAAMQTGDTDEFRRIVDAMYARVSGTDPDYELDDETQDLVTAGDRQQ comes from the coding sequence ATGCGCAAGATCCTCACCGGACTCGGCTCGTTGATCGCGCTCGTCGCGATCATCGGGGGAGTGCCCGCCGTTCTGCTGATGGCGGCCGGCAACCCGATCCCCACGCCCGACCAGCTGCACAGCATCGTCACGCTGACCCCGGACTACGGCAACGTCATCCTGCTCACCCGGATCCTGCCCCTCGTCGGCTGGGTCGCGTGGGCCCTGTTCGCGATCCCGATGCTGTTCGAGATCGCGGCATCCATCGCCGGCCGCACCACCACCAAGCGCTCCTGGGCGTTCAAGGGCCAGCAGCAGCTCGCGGCCACGATGATCGCCGCCGTCCTCGTTATGTTCGCCAGCTCCGGCGGTGTCCAGGCTGCTTCAGCAGCCCCCGCCCACAGCGACATGGCCCGCACGACCGCGAGCGCCCCGCAGGCGCCCGCCACCGTCACGGCGCCCGCCACCGCGACGGCCGCAGCGCCCGCAGCGGCGTCTCCGGCACCGGTCGCCGCGGCGCCGGCCACCGTCGACGTCCAGCACACGGTCGTGCACGGCGACACGCTCTGGGACCTCGCCGAGCACTACTACGGCGACGGCGCCCGCGACGTCGACATCTACAAGGCCTCCGCCGGCATCACCCAGCCCGGCGGCGCCCACCTCAGCAACCCCGACCGCATCCTCCCGGGCTGGCAGCTCGTCATCCCGGGCGTCGCCGCGCCCCAGCCCGCCCCGACGCCTGAGCCGGCTGCCGCGCCCGCACCGGACGCCGGCAGCACCAGCGGCGCGGCCGCGTCGACGTCGTCCTCGTCCACCGCCGACGTCGGAGCCCCCTCCGACCTCGCCGGAGGCGCTGGGGGCGGCGGCGCCACCGTCCAGGACGCGGCGCCGTCCACCCAGACCGAGACCGAGGCGCCTGCCGCGGCGCCGTCCGCCGCGCCGGCACCAGCCGCCGCCGCGCCCGCACCGCCCGTCGATGCTGCGGCGAGCGCCGGCGCCACCGCTTCGGACGACGTCGACCTGAGCATTCCGCTCACGACAGCGGGCGGCATCGGCGCGTTGCTGGCCGCGGCGTTGCTGGCCGCGTTGGGTCGTCGGCGCCAGATGCAGCGTCGGAAGCGTCAGCCGGGGACTCGGATCGCGATGCCGCAGAAGCCGGCGAGCGAACTCGAGCTAGAGCTGCGGATGGTGGAGGACCCGCTCGGGATCACCGACATCGACAACGCGCTGCGTGGTCTGCAGATCTGGGCTGAGGACACCGGCAGCGCGTTGCCGGAGCTGTTCGCCCTGCGCCTGGAGAAGTCGGAGATCGCGCTGTACCTCACCGGTCCCGCGGAGCTCCCGGCCCCGTTCGTGAAGGCGCACCCGGACGGAACCGCGTGGGTCATCACCCCGGGGACGGCGCTGACGCCCAGCAGGGATTCCGTGTCGCCGTACCCGGCCCTGATCACGATCGGCGTCGACGAGCGCGACGGCGTCCTCATGCTCGATCTCGAGCAGATCGGATCCCTGAACATCACCGGCGACGACGCCACCGCGCGCGGCCTGTTGAACGCCATGGCGGTGGAGCTCGCCGAGAACCCGTGGTCCGACCAGATCCAGGTCACCCTCGTGGGGATGCCGCACGGGCTCGCCCGCGACCTCAACCGGTTCCGGGTGCAGCACGTCGACGACGTCGACGCGCTTGTGCGGAACATCCGCCACGACCTGCAGGAGCGCGAGCACGCGCTCGCGTCCTACGGCATCGGTGGTGTCCACGCAGGCCGCGTGCACGCGACCGAGGCGGAGTCGTGGGCGCCGCACATCGTGATCCTCGCGGAGGTGCCCTCGGAGGAGAAGCAGACCGAGCTCGCGGAGCTCGTCGACCGGATCCCGCGCCTGGGCGTCGCGACCGTGTCCAACGGGGCGACCGTCGCCCGCGGATCCACCATCGAGCTCAGCTCCCGGACGAGCGCGCAGCTGGTCTCGGCCGGCGGCGCAATGCCGCCGCTCCCGTTCGCCCCGCAGCTCCTAGACGGCGAGGAGCTGCGCCTGATCCAGCAGCTGTTCGACACCACCCAGCACGAGTCCGTCCCCGCTCCCGCTCGCGTCGACGAGATCCCGGCCACGGCCACCGTGCTCGCGGACGCGTCGACGGAGGAGGCGCACGTCGACGTCGTGGCCGACGCTCCCACCGAGGTGCCCGCGGACGCCCCGGACGCCGTGGACGTCGTGCTCCATGACCAGGACGAGGCACCGACGCAGGCGGTGGCCGAGGCTCCGGACGAGGAGCTCCCCGCAGCGGCCGCGGCCGCGGACACCACCGCGGCCGAGGACGAGGTCGTAGAGGAGTCGCCGAGCTGGCCGGCGCCGTACGTGCGCCTGCTGGGCCCGGTCGACGCGCTGCACCTAGCCGACGAAGACGCGATGCCCGGCCGCGGCGTGGAGCTCATGGCGTACCTGCTGCTGAACGGCCGAGTCGAGGGCCGTCAGCTGCAGATGGCCTTCTGGCCGGACACCAAGGACGCCTCCAACAACCAGCGCGGGCTCGCGAAGAAGGTGCGCCTCGCGCTCGGGCACTCCCCGACCGGGGAGCTCCTGCTGCCGGAGAACGTCAACCACCAGGGCTACACGCTGCACCCCGCGATCCGCAGCGACTGGGACGACTTCCGCGACCTCATCGGACCGGACCTGAGCCGCACGTCGAACGAGGACCTGGTCCGGGCTATCAAGCTCGTCCGCGGGCAGCCGTTCAGCGGATGCAACACCGTCCGCTGGTGGCAGTGGATCTCGATCCCGCTCGAAGAGATGATCGCGGCCGTCATGGACGCCGCCGACGAGCTCGGCCGGCGTGCGCTGGATGAGCGTGACAGCGACCAGGCCCGCTTCGCCGCGCGGGTCGCGCAGTCGGTCGACCCGCTGAACGAGGCAGGGTGGCGTACCGAGCTCCGCGCCGCGATGCAGACCGGCGACACGGACGAGTTCCGGCGCATCGTCGACGCCATGTACGCGCGCGTCAGCGGCACGGATCCCGACTACGAGCTCGACGACGAGACCCAGGACCTCGTCACCGCCGGCGACCGGCAGCAGTAG
- a CDS encoding type II secretion system F family protein: protein MSTRTKASLLLGVVVGLISASLSGIIVLVLIAPVAFVGLPLLLSKQDTTERDLLSALEAWTRSLAATADTGTFTLREVIDLSRTAAPPILRVTVDRLNNRMSGSWSNTDALRAFADELDSAWADEVVIYLIQAAEFNAGGLSTALEGLADNLATQVKQRRLIYNERDKPRRTLVQMTGIVGFVLACIVVFSGSPQLASFSTPLGQSILVVIIGMFALILVWAKSQSKTLPDARIIQTISDGART, encoded by the coding sequence GTGAGCACGAGGACGAAGGCGAGCCTGCTTCTGGGAGTTGTGGTCGGCCTCATCAGCGCAAGCCTCTCCGGGATCATCGTTCTCGTCCTCATCGCGCCCGTCGCGTTCGTCGGGCTCCCCCTACTGCTCAGCAAGCAGGACACCACCGAGCGGGACCTGCTGTCCGCTCTCGAGGCGTGGACCCGGAGCCTCGCCGCAACAGCAGACACCGGCACCTTCACGCTGCGTGAGGTCATCGACCTCAGCCGCACCGCTGCACCACCAATCCTCCGCGTCACGGTCGACCGGCTGAACAACCGCATGTCAGGGTCCTGGTCCAACACCGACGCGCTGCGCGCCTTCGCCGACGAACTCGACAGCGCGTGGGCAGACGAGGTCGTCATCTACCTGATCCAGGCGGCCGAGTTCAACGCCGGCGGCCTGTCGACGGCCCTCGAGGGGCTCGCCGACAACCTCGCCACCCAGGTCAAGCAGCGCCGCCTCATCTACAACGAGCGCGACAAGCCACGCCGCACCCTCGTGCAGATGACCGGCATCGTCGGGTTCGTGCTCGCCTGCATCGTCGTATTCTCCGGCTCACCACAGCTCGCGTCCTTCTCCACGCCTCTCGGGCAGAGCATCCTCGTCGTCATCATCGGTATGTTCGCGCTGATACTGGTGTGGGCGAAGTCCCAGAGCAAGACCCTCCCGGACGCCCGCATCATCCAGACCATCTCGGATGGAGCGCGCACATGA
- a CDS encoding DUF3800 domain-containing protein — MLLAYLDESYTDDRYYIVAFIIDEADLGLLEEARGRMDDFIAGFGISRGTEMHAHSLMTGRDGFEPVSKAVRARIRIMQQWMTELAGLPAVVVVRGVDVPRLNARYKYPDPPHRVVLQHILEDVNAYARQRVTTVRIVADEVPGQVAHAEDMVRYQIAGTPGYKSSTLQAVVPPLAFEDSASMPGLQAADGIAYLYRRLDAHTETDPRVAKSVRALWQTLEPVIYKVWRWDP, encoded by the coding sequence GTGCTGCTTGCCTACCTGGACGAGTCCTATACCGACGATCGTTACTACATCGTGGCCTTCATCATCGATGAGGCTGATCTCGGACTCCTCGAGGAGGCACGGGGCCGGATGGATGACTTCATCGCTGGCTTCGGGATCTCGCGCGGGACCGAGATGCACGCGCACTCGTTGATGACAGGTCGTGATGGGTTCGAGCCCGTATCGAAGGCCGTCCGTGCGCGCATTCGGATCATGCAGCAGTGGATGACGGAGCTGGCCGGCCTCCCGGCGGTGGTCGTCGTGCGGGGTGTCGATGTTCCTCGACTGAACGCCCGGTACAAGTACCCCGACCCGCCGCACCGAGTCGTGCTGCAGCACATTCTGGAGGACGTGAACGCGTACGCGCGGCAACGCGTGACGACGGTGCGCATCGTGGCCGATGAGGTGCCCGGCCAGGTGGCGCACGCCGAGGACATGGTCAGATACCAGATCGCGGGGACACCCGGGTACAAGAGCAGCACGCTGCAGGCAGTCGTCCCGCCGCTAGCCTTCGAGGATTCGGCCAGCATGCCGGGCTTACAGGCCGCGGATGGCATCGCCTACCTCTACCGCCGCCTCGACGCTCACACGGAGACAGATCCGCGCGTCGCGAAGTCGGTGCGCGCGCTCTGGCAGACGCTCGAGCCGGTCATCTACAAGGTCTGGCGCTGGGACCCCTAA